From the Nonlabens marinus S1-08 genome, one window contains:
- a CDS encoding PAS domain S-box protein, whose amino-acid sequence MDQAQLTNIFLDQSEDLLWIINLDLQLIYANKRYFNLIKEVTGKELNLYEPVLVKGFGEGYMEKWKNYYSRALQGECFNLEEHYSHPESNEIHYGQITLTPLKGDDQEIFAIACKSRDITRIVKQKSEANQLIDASLDVFCTINEKGNFVFVSAASIDHWGYTVEELVGKPYVDFIKEEDLPKTEETAAAILNGQDIKSFINRYKKKCGGIAYNLWSVHWDKTTQLMYCVVRDAKEIIEQETKIQQSEQRFKALVQEGADMIAILDAEANYKYASPTSLSVLGIPHDEFIGRNAFEFIHPEDAERASEGLNQLTTQNRVVLEPFRFKNHKDEWRWLETVLTNMTDNPAVNGIVSNSRDITYKIEKEHTLKLLESVITNTKDAILMTKVEPVEYPGPKIIYVNQAFTEMTGYEAKDVIGKTPRILHGRKTNPEELARIDKALINLEPCETTIINYKKSGEEFWNNFTMTPVANEKGLYTHWVAVERDVTEEKKLRELNQQASRLAKIGSWEIDIENQSLFWSDKVHEIHGTDPNTYESNLEEAINFYRKDFRPMVQEAIQESITSGNPFDFEAVIVSTDKTEIWVRANGVAEMVDGKCTRLYGSVQDINDRKEAEVRLQSLADNLPGVVYQYQIFPDGTDALNYVSGSVEQLCGYTAAEIKENFDLIWNGVKNGGDFEEVQADVSRSIETKTRWNSRFRYMMPSGEFKTFLGTGEPEFLADGSVIYNAIILDVTEEVKNEKLLEQTVRTARMGSWEMDLVHQDGNNMYWSPMLFDILELDESYNPTLTGGIEFHVGESKERIQKALELLISDGIEFDEEILLITAKGNERWNRAIGKSEVVNNVRVKIYGSFQDIHERKVAEINALKAKEIAQLSDAKFKAYTEQSPIAIYTTNVEGDCIYANNTWLDLAGMTMEEALGKGWANALHPDDEDYVKNNWYKSVLSNGKWVYEYRFQHKNGDVVWVNGTAKELFNKNNELVGYLGTNIDITEIKKSETERSNLQKTIENSLNEIYIFDAETLQYTYINKGALINLGYSSKEIEALTPLDLKPNFTISSFKELINPLETREKEKIIFFTIHQRKDGSSYPVEAHLQLVNQGDKKRFLAIVLDITERKKAENKILESKERFEKVIEATNDSIWDWDLINGTNERDKVVERFFGKKASNLKNISGFWQDNFHPEDLEKVQNSVHKAIADPTVTRWELEYRVVNENGETLYVKDKGLIIRDDKGVAVRMVGAMTDITESVQRMKIIERQNETLRDIAWTQSHVVRAPLSRVLGIINLLEEQSNLSDDLNFWMEQLRTSTMEMDQIVKDIVSETNELIN is encoded by the coding sequence ATGGATCAAGCTCAATTGACAAATATCTTTCTGGATCAAAGCGAGGACCTTCTTTGGATAATCAATCTTGACTTACAATTGATTTATGCGAACAAGAGATATTTTAACCTCATAAAAGAAGTGACGGGAAAGGAACTGAACCTTTACGAACCTGTACTGGTAAAAGGATTTGGCGAGGGTTATATGGAAAAATGGAAAAATTATTATAGTAGGGCGCTACAAGGCGAGTGTTTTAATTTAGAAGAACATTATTCTCATCCTGAAAGTAATGAAATACATTACGGTCAAATCACCTTAACACCACTCAAAGGAGACGATCAAGAGATTTTTGCAATAGCTTGTAAATCAAGAGATATTACCCGTATTGTTAAGCAAAAATCTGAAGCAAATCAATTAATTGACGCATCCCTGGATGTTTTTTGTACCATCAATGAGAAGGGCAATTTTGTATTTGTCAGCGCTGCTAGTATTGACCATTGGGGGTATACCGTTGAAGAGTTGGTGGGCAAACCTTACGTTGATTTTATTAAAGAAGAGGATTTGCCTAAAACTGAAGAAACAGCAGCAGCCATTCTTAACGGTCAAGACATCAAATCTTTCATTAATAGATATAAGAAAAAATGTGGAGGTATTGCCTATAATTTATGGTCGGTACACTGGGATAAAACTACACAACTCATGTATTGTGTCGTACGGGATGCCAAAGAAATCATTGAGCAAGAAACTAAAATTCAACAAAGTGAACAGCGCTTCAAAGCATTAGTTCAGGAAGGTGCTGATATGATTGCTATACTAGATGCAGAAGCGAACTATAAGTATGCGAGTCCAACCAGTCTATCTGTTCTTGGCATCCCACACGATGAATTTATAGGCAGAAATGCCTTTGAATTTATCCACCCAGAAGATGCAGAAAGAGCTTCAGAAGGATTGAATCAATTGACTACCCAAAACAGGGTAGTTCTAGAACCTTTTCGTTTCAAAAATCATAAGGATGAATGGAGATGGCTAGAAACGGTACTGACTAACATGACAGACAATCCGGCAGTCAATGGTATTGTATCTAACTCTAGGGATATCACTTATAAAATTGAAAAAGAGCATACGCTTAAGCTCCTAGAGAGTGTCATCACAAATACTAAAGATGCTATTTTAATGACAAAAGTAGAACCTGTTGAGTATCCTGGGCCTAAGATTATTTATGTCAATCAAGCGTTTACTGAAATGACAGGTTATGAGGCTAAAGATGTCATTGGTAAGACTCCTAGAATACTTCACGGTCGCAAAACAAATCCAGAAGAACTGGCAAGAATAGACAAAGCTCTTATAAATTTGGAACCCTGTGAAACTACTATCATCAATTACAAAAAATCAGGAGAAGAGTTTTGGAATAACTTCACAATGACGCCAGTTGCCAATGAAAAAGGATTGTATACACACTGGGTTGCCGTAGAGAGAGATGTAACGGAGGAGAAGAAATTAAGAGAATTGAATCAGCAAGCGAGCAGACTTGCCAAAATTGGAAGTTGGGAAATTGATATAGAAAATCAAAGTCTTTTCTGGTCTGACAAGGTTCACGAAATACATGGAACAGACCCAAACACATATGAATCAAATTTAGAAGAAGCCATCAACTTCTACAGAAAGGATTTTCGTCCCATGGTGCAGGAGGCGATTCAGGAATCCATCACCTCTGGAAACCCGTTTGATTTTGAAGCGGTCATTGTATCCACTGATAAGACTGAGATATGGGTACGCGCCAATGGAGTTGCAGAAATGGTAGATGGTAAATGTACTCGTTTGTACGGTAGTGTTCAAGACATCAACGACCGTAAGGAAGCAGAGGTCAGATTGCAATCACTTGCAGATAACTTACCAGGAGTGGTTTATCAGTATCAAATCTTTCCTGATGGAACGGATGCTCTGAATTATGTGTCTGGTTCAGTAGAACAATTATGTGGCTATACAGCAGCTGAGATCAAAGAAAATTTTGACCTCATATGGAATGGCGTTAAAAATGGTGGTGACTTTGAAGAGGTTCAAGCTGATGTTTCTAGATCTATTGAAACTAAAACCAGATGGAATAGTCGCTTTAGATATATGATGCCCTCTGGTGAATTTAAAACCTTCCTTGGTACTGGAGAACCTGAATTTCTAGCGGACGGTTCCGTTATCTATAATGCGATTATCCTTGATGTTACCGAAGAGGTCAAAAACGAAAAATTACTCGAGCAAACAGTTAGAACAGCACGAATGGGCAGCTGGGAAATGGACTTGGTTCATCAGGATGGGAATAACATGTACTGGTCACCAATGCTCTTTGATATTTTAGAGCTGGATGAGAGTTACAATCCTACTTTAACTGGAGGTATAGAGTTCCATGTAGGAGAGAGTAAAGAGCGCATTCAAAAGGCTCTTGAACTTTTAATTAGTGACGGTATTGAGTTTGATGAAGAGATCTTATTGATAACTGCCAAAGGGAATGAACGCTGGAATAGAGCTATTGGAAAAAGCGAAGTAGTAAATAACGTTCGAGTAAAGATTTATGGAAGCTTCCAAGATATTCATGAACGTAAAGTAGCAGAGATAAACGCCTTGAAAGCAAAAGAGATAGCACAGCTAAGTGATGCTAAATTTAAAGCATATACAGAGCAGTCACCTATAGCCATCTATACGACAAATGTCGAAGGAGATTGCATTTATGCTAATAATACCTGGCTCGATCTGGCTGGTATGACTATGGAGGAAGCCTTAGGCAAGGGTTGGGCCAACGCTTTACATCCTGATGATGAGGATTACGTTAAAAACAACTGGTATAAATCTGTTTTATCTAATGGAAAGTGGGTTTATGAATACCGATTTCAACACAAAAATGGAGATGTTGTTTGGGTGAACGGTACCGCAAAAGAACTATTCAATAAGAACAACGAACTAGTAGGTTATCTAGGGACTAATATTGATATTACTGAAATTAAGAAATCTGAAACAGAAAGAAGTAATCTTCAAAAAACAATTGAAAACAGTTTAAACGAGATTTACATTTTTGATGCTGAAACCCTTCAATATACCTATATAAATAAAGGTGCACTCATCAATTTAGGATATTCTTCAAAAGAGATTGAAGCCTTAACACCGTTAGACTTGAAGCCAAACTTTACGATATCCTCGTTTAAAGAACTCATCAACCCTCTAGAAACAAGAGAAAAAGAGAAAATTATCTTTTTTACCATTCATCAAAGGAAAGATGGAAGCAGTTATCCTGTAGAAGCCCACTTACAATTAGTAAACCAAGGCGACAAAAAACGATTCCTAGCCATAGTTCTAGATATTACAGAACGTAAAAAGGCTGAAAATAAAATCCTAGAGTCGAAAGAACGTTTTGAAAAAGTTATTGAGGCTACTAATGACTCTATCTGGGATTGGGACCTAATAAATGGTACCAATGAGCGTGATAAAGTCGTAGAACGATTTTTCGGTAAGAAGGCTTCCAACTTGAAAAATATTTCTGGATTCTGGCAAGATAACTTTCATCCCGAAGACCTTGAAAAAGTTCAAAACAGTGTTCACAAAGCAATAGCTGATCCAACAGTAACCCGATGGGAACTGGAATACCGAGTAGTTAACGAAAATGGTGAAACCTTGTATGTAAAAGACAAAGGTTTAATAATTAGGGATGACAAAGGGGTTGCAGTTCGCATGGTTGGAGCCATGACGGATATTACGGAATCTGTGCAGCGCATGAAAATAATAGAGCGACAAAATGAAACCCTTAGAGATATTGCGTGGACGCAATCACATGTTGTACGTGCACCACTTTCTAGAGTGTTGGGCATCATAAACCTCTTGGAGGAGCAATCTAATTTATCAGATGATTTAAACTTTTGGATGGAGCAGTTACGTACTTCTACGATGGAAATGGATCAAATAGTCAAGGACATTGTTAGTGAAACAAATGAACTGATAAATTAG